One part of the Bdellovibrio sp. KM01 genome encodes these proteins:
- a CDS encoding PstS family phosphate ABC transporter substrate-binding protein has protein sequence MKYLQLLSALLIFAASLIFSSRAHAQVPVIRIDGSSTVFPITEAMAEEYQTSKRGKVRVTVGISGTGGGFKKFCRGETDIQNASRPIQTAEIEKCRAKGVTFIELPIAYDATAIIVSPKNTWLKSITVEELKKMWQPTAQGKVMLWSDVNPAWPKEKMKLYGAGSDSGTFDYFTEAIVGKAKASRGDYTASEDDNTLVTGVANDPNALGYIPLAYAEENVSKLRMVPVVGGEKSPKKMEAVIPARKTVETGEYFPLSRPVFIYVNAKSLAKPEILEFANFFLQQCPTIVPEVKYVPLPGAAYAIGQDHIKIKKVGTVFGGHTEIGIKIEDLMKRESAQ, from the coding sequence ATGAAATACCTTCAGTTACTGTCAGCTTTGCTTATATTTGCAGCATCTTTGATTTTTAGTTCGCGCGCGCACGCTCAAGTGCCAGTGATTCGTATTGATGGATCCAGCACTGTGTTCCCAATTACTGAAGCCATGGCCGAGGAGTATCAAACTTCCAAGCGCGGTAAAGTCCGTGTGACAGTGGGAATCTCCGGTACCGGGGGTGGTTTTAAAAAATTCTGCCGTGGTGAAACGGATATTCAAAATGCCTCTCGTCCGATTCAAACCGCTGAAATTGAAAAGTGTCGTGCAAAAGGTGTGACGTTTATCGAGCTTCCGATTGCGTATGATGCGACAGCCATTATCGTCAGTCCTAAAAACACATGGCTTAAATCCATCACAGTCGAAGAGCTTAAAAAAATGTGGCAACCAACAGCACAGGGCAAAGTGATGCTGTGGTCTGATGTGAATCCAGCTTGGCCGAAAGAAAAAATGAAACTTTACGGTGCGGGTTCAGATTCAGGGACATTCGATTACTTCACGGAAGCGATCGTGGGTAAAGCCAAAGCTTCCCGCGGTGATTACACGGCGAGCGAAGACGATAATACGTTGGTCACGGGAGTTGCAAACGACCCCAATGCGTTGGGATATATTCCTTTAGCCTATGCCGAAGAGAATGTTTCAAAACTTCGCATGGTGCCAGTTGTGGGGGGCGAGAAGTCGCCGAAGAAAATGGAAGCCGTCATCCCGGCTCGCAAAACTGTTGAAACCGGGGAGTACTTTCCGCTTTCAAGACCGGTTTTCATTTACGTTAATGCAAAATCTTTAGCTAAGCCGGAAATTTTGGAATTCGCTAATTTCTTTCTGCAACAATGTCCAACCATCGTGCCTGAAGTTAAGTATGTTCCACTTCCAGGTGCTGCTTATGCGATCGGGCAAGACCATATCAAAATCAAAAAAGTGGGAACCGTATTTGGTGGTCACACTGAGATCGGGATTAAGATCGAAGACCTGATGAAGCGTGAAAGCGCACAGTAA
- the pstB gene encoding phosphate ABC transporter ATP-binding protein PstB, whose translation MSNELVLRAEVKDLVFSYGEKKVLNGITLPIYENRVTALIGPSGCGKTTLLRCFNRMHDLYANAHYQGEITLHPDGINILGKDIDPMEVRMRIGMVFQKPNPFPKSIYENVAYGLKVRGVKKKAFIEERVEKSLQQAGLWTEVKDRLSSSATALSGGQQQRLCIARALATEPEILLLDEPTSALDPISTRHIEELIQELRKDVTIAIVTHSLHQAARVSDYTAFMYLGDLIEFGGSDQVFTNPKDQKTENYITGRFG comes from the coding sequence ATGAGTAACGAATTAGTACTAAGAGCCGAAGTGAAAGATCTAGTTTTCTCTTATGGAGAGAAAAAGGTTTTAAACGGTATTACTTTGCCCATTTACGAAAACCGCGTGACGGCACTGATTGGACCTTCCGGTTGCGGTAAGACGACGCTTCTTCGCTGTTTTAACCGCATGCATGACTTGTACGCCAATGCTCACTATCAAGGTGAAATCACGCTACACCCTGATGGCATCAACATCCTGGGTAAAGACATTGATCCGATGGAAGTGCGCATGCGTATCGGGATGGTTTTTCAAAAACCAAATCCGTTTCCAAAAAGCATTTACGAAAACGTGGCTTACGGTCTAAAAGTTCGCGGTGTGAAAAAGAAAGCCTTCATCGAAGAGCGCGTTGAAAAGTCCCTTCAACAAGCCGGTCTTTGGACGGAAGTTAAAGATCGCTTGAGTTCTTCAGCAACGGCATTATCCGGCGGTCAGCAGCAACGTCTGTGCATCGCTCGCGCATTAGCAACAGAGCCAGAAATCTTGCTACTAGATGAACCAACTTCAGCCCTGGATCCGATTTCCACTCGTCACATCGAAGAACTTATTCAAGAGCTTCGTAAAGACGTGACGATCGCCATCGTCACTCACAGTCTGCATCAGGCAGCCCGTGTTTCAGATTATACGGCGTTTATGTACCTGGGTGATTTGATTGAATTCGGTGGAAGTGATCAGGTCTTTACAAATCCTAAAGATCAAAAGACAGAAAATTACATCACTGGCCGTTTTGGCTAA
- the pstA gene encoding phosphate ABC transporter permease PstA codes for MESRQDLLANIKRRQLWDFFFALAGLLALLFALVTLLALIVDLAMTGVPRINFDFFTNFPSRFPEKAGILSAWVGSFCIMLTTAFCAIPLGVAAAVYLEEYAKKNWVSSLIELNIVNLAGIPSITYGLMALGLFVYKLKLGQSILTAGLTLGLLVLPIIIVTTREAIRSIPNIIREASYAMGASKWQTIRYHILPYSSGGILTGVIISLSRAIGETAPLITIGALTFIAFLPTSPVDTHLPYLNFKWLMDPFTVMPIQMFNWLSRPQAAFHTNAAATGVVLLLMTLIMNGGAIWLRSRFRKKMKW; via the coding sequence ATGGAATCCAGACAAGACCTTCTTGCCAATATTAAACGTCGTCAGCTGTGGGATTTTTTCTTTGCGCTGGCGGGACTATTGGCTTTGTTGTTTGCCTTGGTGACGTTGCTTGCGTTGATTGTCGATCTGGCGATGACAGGTGTTCCGCGTATCAACTTTGATTTCTTCACAAACTTCCCATCACGTTTCCCGGAAAAAGCAGGGATTTTGTCTGCGTGGGTAGGCTCTTTTTGTATCATGCTGACCACGGCATTCTGTGCGATTCCCTTGGGAGTGGCGGCCGCCGTTTACCTTGAAGAGTACGCCAAAAAGAACTGGGTTTCCTCTCTTATTGAACTCAATATCGTGAACCTGGCGGGGATCCCATCTATCACTTACGGTTTGATGGCGCTGGGACTTTTTGTCTACAAATTAAAATTAGGTCAAAGCATTCTGACGGCAGGTCTAACTTTAGGATTATTGGTGTTGCCAATTATCATCGTAACCACTCGGGAAGCAATCAGATCCATTCCTAATATCATCCGTGAAGCAAGTTACGCGATGGGTGCCAGTAAATGGCAAACTATCCGCTATCACATTTTGCCGTACTCTTCGGGTGGTATTTTAACTGGTGTGATTATTTCCCTTTCGCGTGCGATCGGTGAAACAGCTCCCTTGATCACCATCGGTGCCTTGACGTTTATCGCATTTTTGCCAACGTCACCGGTGGATACGCACTTACCTTATTTAAATTTTAAATGGCTGATGGATCCGTTCACAGTCATGCCGATTCAAATGTTTAACTGGTTGTCTCGTCCTCAAGCCGCGTTCCACACGAACGCCGCAGCCACAGGGGTGGTGCTCCTGTTGATGACGTTGATTATGAATGGTGGGGCTATCTGGCTTCGTTCACGCTTCCGTAAAAAGATGAAGTGGTAA
- the pstC gene encoding phosphate ABC transporter permease subunit PstC, giving the protein MRRLKERLIEGVLFLAAASSVFVTLGIVGILITESIPFFQHVSIWDFLTDREWTPLFENAHYGILPLLCGTFLTTIIALIIAIPLGTVAAAFLSEYVRPNVREVLKPVLELLAAVPTVVYGYFALLFVTPLLQKVFPSMGGFNVLSAGLVMGVMIIPYISSLSEDAMRAVPGHLREASFAVGASRMQTAFRVVIPAAFSGITSAYILGISRALGETMVVAIAAGMQPNLTLNPLEPSATITAFIVQVSLGDLPHGSIGYQSIYVAGLSLLCLTLCFNVIGLWLRKKFQEKE; this is encoded by the coding sequence ATGCGCCGCTTGAAGGAACGCCTGATTGAGGGCGTTTTGTTCCTGGCGGCGGCAAGCTCTGTTTTTGTGACCTTGGGGATTGTCGGCATCCTGATTACAGAAAGTATTCCGTTTTTCCAGCACGTGAGCATTTGGGATTTCCTGACAGACCGTGAGTGGACTCCGTTATTTGAGAATGCCCATTATGGTATTTTGCCCCTTCTTTGCGGCACGTTCTTAACGACAATCATCGCCTTGATCATCGCAATTCCCTTGGGAACAGTGGCAGCAGCATTCTTAAGTGAATATGTACGTCCGAATGTGCGTGAAGTTTTAAAGCCGGTTTTAGAGCTATTAGCCGCGGTGCCAACGGTCGTTTATGGTTACTTCGCACTTTTGTTTGTTACTCCACTTTTACAAAAAGTTTTCCCTTCCATGGGGGGCTTTAACGTATTAAGTGCGGGTCTGGTGATGGGCGTGATGATTATTCCATACATCAGCAGCTTAAGTGAAGATGCCATGCGTGCAGTACCTGGGCATTTGCGTGAAGCTTCGTTTGCAGTGGGTGCTTCCCGTATGCAGACGGCATTTCGTGTGGTTATTCCTGCGGCTTTCTCGGGGATCACTTCCGCTTACATCCTGGGGATTTCCCGCGCGCTGGGCGAGACGATGGTCGTTGCGATCGCAGCCGGCATGCAGCCAAATCTAACTTTAAATCCTCTTGAGCCCTCAGCTACCATCACAGCCTTTATCGTGCAAGTCAGTCTGGGAGATCTTCCGCACGGATCGATTGGATATCAGTCGATCTATGTCGCGGGATTAAGTCTTCTGTGCTTAACTTTGTGCTTTAACGTGATTGGCTTGTGGCTTCGTAAAAAGTTTCAGGAGAAGGAATAG